In Verrucomicrobiales bacterium, one genomic interval encodes:
- a CDS encoding tetratricopeptide repeat protein — translation MNLSRCRTIHSPRALLASALALSAALLLGFATELLCQEKTPAPAPPAPTAAPSPDEENKAFVAAQRAFESASYSVAESFFSEFLKTYPSSDKAPEAALFMARAILKQGDADRCLAVLREHLTKSGRVTDQYLYWMAESYYQKGDLKSASDQFALLLKQHPTSTWQLEASYSAARCHFKLGEWGRVVELLSNPKGNFREATKVRSNDNLVISGDLMLVEALLELKNYSAAEEVSRSLARRTLVPEMKWRQEQLLGRVLLESQQLQPALNQSSNAVTSAAATGLASASAEAYALQATILTRLNRLEEAAKVYEQNLGAASPIPRQKEALLQIIQLRLAQNEFGLATQKLDALLTSKLITTNTDIALLTYGEIFLRDYVLRHHQALSGTNAYPSAGTNLLSEALQRFDQVIQARPSGPILGLAQLNKGWALWAQNRFVECRQAFQDATENLTWSEQQATAQYKLAETQFRLNEYTNALTSFRKFTNQFLTLPRIRNTLLDQALIHMVRIGFELNDTRSASEAMERLLSWKPDSAYVDRSLLLMGQHLTLRDQPQKAREWLSKVPDLSTQKPVAELLIAESYTREGRWTNALGSYTGWLSRFATNQELRPNAEYYLALATYGAGGESNAFILFTNFVATYPDHLLAPQAQFWIGEYFLRQQNYTNSEIHFRRLYQNTNWPVTKLTYDARMQEGRAAFARQGYNNAQELFTGIVNEKDPPYPKLVAEAFFALGDCLWMQATTSTNAVRQLELASTAFRNITLLYPTNEVAPKAWGNLGNCYLQLAQQDSADNYKKATNAYHQVLLHPLSSASNRSEAEIGIALVLKKLAESATQTRDRQALLDRAQLHLQRVLYEKNLQESERPDPFWQKKAGLEAALISESTLDWRAAAGIYERLKQIFPQVSPDLERRLARAKSLIPQDQP, via the coding sequence ATGAACCTTAGTCGCTGTCGCACCATTCATTCACCAAGAGCGCTTCTAGCGAGCGCGCTGGCGCTGAGCGCGGCGTTGCTGCTAGGATTTGCTACCGAACTTCTCTGCCAGGAGAAAACCCCGGCACCCGCTCCGCCAGCCCCAACCGCTGCACCCTCGCCTGACGAAGAAAACAAGGCTTTCGTGGCAGCGCAGCGCGCGTTTGAGTCGGCCAGCTACAGCGTAGCCGAGAGTTTCTTTTCTGAGTTTCTGAAAACGTATCCCTCCTCAGACAAAGCACCGGAGGCTGCCCTCTTCATGGCTAGGGCTATTCTCAAACAGGGGGATGCGGATCGCTGCCTGGCCGTCCTGCGCGAACACCTGACCAAGAGCGGGCGGGTGACGGACCAGTATCTCTACTGGATGGCCGAGTCGTATTACCAGAAGGGCGACCTGAAGTCGGCCAGTGATCAGTTTGCGCTGCTGCTCAAACAACATCCGACCTCGACCTGGCAGCTGGAGGCGTCCTACAGCGCCGCCCGATGTCATTTTAAGCTGGGAGAGTGGGGTCGCGTGGTAGAGCTGCTCAGCAATCCGAAGGGGAATTTTCGCGAGGCCACCAAAGTCCGCTCCAATGACAACCTGGTGATCTCGGGTGACCTGATGCTGGTCGAAGCCCTGTTGGAACTCAAAAACTACTCCGCAGCGGAGGAGGTGAGTCGCAGCCTGGCTAGAAGAACGCTCGTTCCAGAGATGAAGTGGCGGCAAGAACAACTGCTCGGACGTGTACTGCTGGAGAGCCAGCAGCTGCAGCCGGCTCTCAATCAGAGCTCGAACGCAGTCACGAGCGCCGCTGCCACAGGGCTGGCCTCGGCCTCCGCGGAAGCCTATGCCCTGCAGGCAACAATCCTGACGCGACTGAACCGACTCGAGGAGGCCGCCAAGGTCTACGAACAGAATCTGGGAGCGGCGAGCCCGATTCCACGCCAGAAGGAAGCGCTACTTCAAATCATCCAGCTGCGCCTCGCTCAAAATGAGTTCGGCCTGGCGACTCAGAAGCTGGACGCCTTGCTGACCAGCAAGCTGATCACCACCAATACAGACATCGCTCTTCTGACCTACGGCGAGATCTTTCTTCGTGACTACGTTCTCCGCCATCACCAAGCACTTTCCGGTACCAATGCCTACCCCTCGGCGGGAACAAACCTGCTTTCCGAAGCCCTCCAGCGCTTCGATCAAGTGATTCAAGCGCGGCCCAGCGGGCCCATACTGGGGCTTGCCCAACTGAACAAAGGTTGGGCCCTGTGGGCGCAAAACCGTTTCGTGGAGTGCCGCCAAGCCTTCCAGGACGCCACCGAAAACCTGACCTGGTCGGAGCAGCAAGCCACTGCCCAGTATAAACTGGCGGAAACCCAGTTTCGCCTCAACGAGTATACCAATGCGCTGACGAGCTTCCGCAAGTTTACCAATCAATTTCTCACCCTGCCGCGCATCAGAAACACGCTGCTGGATCAGGCCCTGATTCACATGGTCCGGATCGGGTTCGAGCTCAACGACACTCGCAGCGCTTCCGAGGCCATGGAGCGACTGCTGAGCTGGAAGCCGGACAGCGCCTATGTGGATCGAAGCCTGCTGCTGATGGGCCAGCACCTCACCCTGCGAGACCAGCCTCAAAAAGCCCGCGAGTGGCTCAGCAAGGTGCCGGATCTCTCCACTCAAAAGCCCGTGGCGGAGCTTCTCATCGCCGAATCCTACACGCGGGAAGGACGCTGGACCAACGCGCTCGGCAGCTATACCGGATGGCTGAGCCGATTTGCCACGAATCAGGAGTTGCGACCCAATGCGGAATACTATTTGGCACTCGCCACTTACGGTGCGGGAGGCGAGAGCAATGCGTTCATTCTGTTCACCAATTTCGTGGCTACGTACCCGGATCATCTCCTGGCGCCGCAAGCGCAGTTCTGGATTGGAGAATACTTTCTACGCCAGCAGAACTACACCAATTCCGAGATTCATTTCAGGCGGCTCTACCAGAACACAAACTGGCCCGTCACCAAGCTCACCTACGACGCCCGAATGCAGGAAGGACGCGCGGCCTTCGCCCGTCAGGGCTACAATAATGCTCAGGAGCTCTTTACCGGCATCGTCAACGAGAAGGATCCACCATACCCCAAACTCGTGGCAGAAGCCTTCTTTGCCCTCGGCGACTGTCTCTGGATGCAGGCCACCACCTCGACCAACGCCGTGCGCCAGTTGGAGCTTGCAAGCACCGCTTTTCGGAACATTACGCTGCTCTACCCCACGAATGAGGTGGCCCCTAAAGCATGGGGCAATCTCGGAAACTGCTATTTGCAGCTGGCGCAACAGGATTCGGCGGATAACTACAAGAAGGCGACGAACGCTTACCATCAGGTGCTGCTCCACCCTCTATCCAGCGCCAGCAACCGCAGCGAGGCCGAAATCGGAATCGCTCTCGTGCTGAAAAAGCTCGCGGAATCAGCCACCCAGACTCGCGACCGACAGGCTCTTCTGGATCGTGCCCAGCTTCACCTCCAGAGAGTACTCTACGAAAAGAATCTCCAGGAGAGCGAAAGGCCCGATCCCTTCTGGCAGAAAAAAGCCGGGCTCGAAGCGGCGCTCATCTCGGAATCCACGCTGGATTGGCGGGCAGCGGCTGGAATCTACGAGCGGCTGAAGCAGATCTTTCCCCAGGTCTCACCTGATCTCGAACGCCGCCTGGCCCGCGCCAAATCGCTCATCCCTCAAGACCAACCGTAG
- a CDS encoding NAD(P)-dependent oxidoreductase has product MKMRTSHMNTEELLLERMTTPTAGLIDHMSTVESPLVLLGAGGKMGPSLAVLAKRAAVEAKRDIEVIAVSRFTDTGAARWLQTQGVRTVSADLLNHEAYRSLPEALNVVYLVGLKFGTSADPSATWAANTVIPTWAATRYPRAKWSILSTGNVYPLVDVHSGGARENHPLTPIGEYANAAVARERVFEFFSRRHGTPMTFLRLSYAIDLRYGVLVDLALKVWRGESVEVGTPFFNCIWQGDANEMVIRSLAHATSPPLPVNLTGEAPVSVREAALALGKRMGREPVFVGQEAQTALLSNTELMRETLGSPSTSLESMIQWVAEWVMTGGRLYNRPTHFEVRDGKY; this is encoded by the coding sequence ATGAAAATGCGGACTTCCCATATGAACACGGAGGAGCTTCTGCTCGAGCGTATGACCACCCCTACGGCTGGTCTTATCGACCACATGAGCACGGTGGAGTCTCCCTTGGTGCTGCTAGGTGCAGGTGGAAAAATGGGACCGAGCCTGGCTGTGCTGGCCAAACGTGCGGCGGTTGAAGCGAAACGAGACATCGAGGTGATTGCTGTGAGCCGGTTCACAGATACCGGTGCTGCTCGCTGGCTCCAGACGCAGGGGGTTCGGACAGTCTCCGCAGATCTTTTGAATCACGAAGCATACCGGTCCCTGCCGGAGGCCTTGAACGTGGTTTACCTCGTGGGGCTGAAGTTCGGCACCTCCGCTGATCCATCTGCTACCTGGGCGGCAAACACCGTTATCCCTACTTGGGCTGCGACCCGATACCCCAGAGCGAAATGGTCGATCCTCTCGACCGGCAACGTCTATCCGCTGGTAGATGTCCATTCCGGCGGAGCCCGAGAGAATCACCCACTGACACCCATCGGCGAGTATGCGAACGCCGCCGTCGCCCGGGAGCGAGTCTTTGAATTCTTCTCCCGACGCCACGGCACCCCGATGACCTTCCTGCGCCTGAGCTACGCCATCGATCTTCGCTATGGGGTTCTGGTTGATCTGGCGCTTAAGGTCTGGCGGGGGGAATCTGTAGAGGTTGGAACGCCGTTCTTCAACTGCATCTGGCAAGGTGATGCCAACGAAATGGTGATTCGTTCACTGGCCCACGCTACCTCTCCCCCGCTGCCGGTGAATCTGACGGGCGAGGCGCCGGTGTCCGTTCGTGAGGCCGCCTTAGCCTTGGGTAAACGGATGGGGCGCGAACCCGTGTTCGTAGGTCAAGAGGCTCAGACGGCACTGCTCAGCAATACAGAACTCATGCGAGAAACCCTCGGATCTCCCTCCACCTCACTGGAGTCGATGATTCAATGGGTAGCGGAATGGGTCATGACGGGAGGGCGTCTTTATAATCGCCCAACTCATTTTGAGGTTCGTGATGGGAAATACTAA
- a CDS encoding PEP-CTERM sorting domain-containing protein (PEP-CTERM proteins occur, often in large numbers, in the proteomes of bacteria that also encode an exosortase, a predicted intramembrane cysteine proteinase. The presence of a PEP-CTERM domain at a protein's C-terminus predicts cleavage within the sorting domain, followed by covalent anchoring to some some component of the (usually Gram-negative) cell surface. Many PEP-CTERM proteins exhibit an unusual sequence composition that includes large numbers of potential glycosylation sites. Expression of one such protein has been shown restore the ability of a bacterium to form floc, a type of biofilm.): MKKLFVTLALATVAVGAFAQGSLTYQSTLGVGKEKYIFQPNPSAPTVAKNGGTLADYAGFSKVEGAGYSAELYWAAGEGAAESSLKAVAGSLVAFRTGTTAGLIAGKSKLDIAGTVGGDKVTLQLRVWNNEGGTITSWDNAVEKGASNLFTHELAGVGADGSPKLGTGSIANGLTYFSLTVPEPSVVALGALGLGALLLRRRK, translated from the coding sequence ATGAAAAAATTGTTCGTAACACTCGCCCTGGCAACCGTTGCTGTGGGTGCATTTGCTCAGGGTTCTCTGACCTATCAGTCGACCCTCGGTGTCGGTAAGGAAAAGTATATCTTCCAGCCCAATCCGTCCGCTCCGACCGTTGCTAAGAACGGTGGAACCCTGGCTGACTACGCTGGTTTCTCTAAGGTTGAAGGCGCTGGCTACTCCGCCGAGCTCTATTGGGCTGCTGGCGAAGGCGCTGCCGAAAGCAGCCTGAAGGCCGTTGCTGGCTCTTTGGTCGCTTTCCGGACTGGCACCACTGCTGGTTTGATCGCTGGTAAGTCCAAGCTCGACATTGCCGGCACCGTGGGTGGCGACAAAGTCACTCTGCAGCTCCGCGTTTGGAACAACGAGGGCGGCACGATCACCAGCTGGGACAATGCCGTTGAAAAGGGTGCCTCCAACCTGTTCACTCATGAACTGGCTGGCGTTGGCGCTGATGGCTCCCCGAAGTTGGGCACCGGCAGCATTGCCAATGGTCTGACCTACTTCAGCTTGACCGTTCCTGAGCCCTCTGTGGTTGCTCTCGGCGCTCTCGGACTCGGAGCTCTGCTCCTCCGCCGCCGCAAGTAA
- a CDS encoding SMP-30/gluconolactonase/LRE family protein codes for MNGLLLPLTLAISLVPLILQPNARASAIEPLNASESAKIFAPNTDVEKLASGFKFVEGPVWIPKDGGFLVFSDIPANELKRWSPSTGVTLFRFPSRHANGNNLDLKDRLVTAEHSGRRLSFTTRKDNVKTVVDEFNGKKFNSPNDVVVRSDGTYWFTDPDYGLPKEATKEMEGNYVFRFDESQKAISAVALDFDKPNGLCFSPDEKKLYIADSGKPHHIRVFDVLDNGQLANGKVFCTINPGGPDGIRCDAEGRVWSSSGNGVQVFLPDGNLIAKVNLPESAANLCFGGEDGRSVFITARTTLYRVKTLTTAAARPKSSANQK; via the coding sequence ATGAACGGCCTGCTGCTCCCACTCACCTTGGCGATCTCGCTCGTGCCCCTGATTCTCCAACCCAACGCCCGAGCCTCTGCGATCGAACCCCTGAACGCTTCTGAATCAGCCAAAATCTTCGCTCCCAACACCGATGTCGAGAAGCTGGCCTCCGGATTCAAATTCGTGGAAGGACCGGTCTGGATTCCAAAGGACGGGGGTTTTCTCGTGTTTAGTGATATCCCGGCCAACGAACTCAAACGCTGGAGCCCCAGCACCGGTGTCACGCTTTTCCGCTTCCCCAGCCGCCATGCCAATGGAAACAATCTGGATCTCAAAGATCGGCTAGTAACCGCCGAGCACAGCGGCCGACGCCTTTCCTTCACGACGCGAAAAGACAACGTCAAAACGGTCGTCGACGAATTTAACGGGAAAAAGTTCAACTCTCCGAATGATGTCGTGGTCAGGAGCGACGGGACTTATTGGTTCACCGATCCCGACTACGGACTACCCAAGGAAGCCACCAAGGAGATGGAGGGAAACTATGTGTTCCGCTTCGATGAAAGCCAGAAGGCCATTTCCGCCGTAGCCCTGGATTTCGATAAGCCAAACGGGCTGTGCTTTTCTCCGGATGAGAAAAAGCTCTACATCGCCGACTCCGGCAAGCCCCACCACATTCGGGTCTTCGACGTTCTAGACAACGGACAACTGGCGAATGGCAAAGTCTTTTGCACCATCAACCCGGGCGGTCCCGACGGGATTCGCTGCGACGCCGAGGGCCGCGTGTGGTCGAGTTCAGGAAACGGCGTGCAGGTCTTTCTTCCGGACGGAAACTTGATCGCCAAAGTCAATTTGCCTGAATCGGCCGCCAATCTTTGCTTTGGAGGGGAGGATGGCCGCAGCGTTTTTATCACCGCACGCACGACTCTTTACCGGGTCAAAACCTTAACCACCGCCGCGGCCCGCCCTAAAAGCAGCGCCAACCAAAAATAG
- a CDS encoding DUF423 domain-containing protein has product MAQPSLHRVASLFALAGVALGAFGAHGLKAVLAENGTAQTWETAVFYHLVHALALFVVSGWPSIPRGPYCCFVAGIVLFSGSLYVLAVTGIKALGAVTPLGGVAFLAGWLWLALRR; this is encoded by the coding sequence GTGGCTCAACCCTCCCTCCATCGTGTTGCCTCCTTGTTTGCCCTCGCTGGCGTTGCCCTTGGGGCTTTTGGCGCACACGGGCTCAAAGCAGTCCTCGCGGAGAACGGCACCGCTCAGACCTGGGAAACCGCCGTTTTTTACCATTTGGTGCACGCCCTCGCTTTGTTCGTCGTGTCAGGATGGCCATCCATCCCTCGGGGGCCGTACTGTTGCTTTGTAGCTGGCATTGTTCTCTTTTCCGGCTCCCTTTACGTTTTGGCTGTGACGGGCATCAAAGCCCTCGGGGCGGTCACTCCTTTGGGAGGAGTTGCATTCCTTGCCGGCTGGCTGTGGCTGGCCCTGCGCCGCTAG
- a CDS encoding HPr family phosphocarrier protein, protein MSKITKELIVSNKLGIHARPAAMFVRTANRFECQVYVEKDGERVNGKSIMGLMMLAAGPGSRLMLYAEGEDASSAVTELELLLKRKFDEE, encoded by the coding sequence GTGTCCAAAATCACGAAAGAATTAATCGTCAGCAATAAGCTTGGAATTCACGCCAGGCCAGCGGCGATGTTTGTACGCACAGCCAACCGCTTTGAGTGCCAGGTCTACGTGGAGAAAGACGGCGAGCGAGTTAACGGGAAGAGCATCATGGGCCTGATGATGCTCGCAGCCGGGCCGGGCAGCCGTCTTATGCTGTATGCTGAGGGTGAAGACGCCTCCTCGGCGGTTACCGAGTTGGAGTTGCTTCTGAAGCGAAAATTCGACGAAGAGTAA
- a CDS encoding carboxy terminal-processing peptidase: MNLILLLGLLTSSAGVAADGPADSAVTIDKTLVSVRHSNEKLLMPGDFDGDIARTTGLILQQQHYSQKGFNSEISSKFLDRYLDTLDGLHLYFLKSDVESFEMFRKTLDKLTLRRADPTPAYAIFNRFMDRVEQQYAYVHELLHDDKGGHWDFSTDERYTPNRKDLERPKDLTEAKQFWRSRIRYEYLQEKLNLQRAEDIGRIVREKAEQKKPAELMEALKDKLGKEKLTNLLHQVEAGLAKSAKPEAIADSVVAQVRKDQHEEIVKVISRRYSRIVRMFRDFDNDDVMQYYLSALAHIYDPHTDYLNRGELDNFSISMNLSLFGIGAVLRSEDGYCKIQELMAAGPAARSGKLKPNDKIVAVAQGDGEFTDVVEMKLRKVVDLIRGPKGSRVRLRVNPADAPDPSIRKEIELVRDEIKLEDQEAKARIHEFPDADGKIRKVGLIDLPSFYATFAVGSQRRDESDVKSTTKDVARLLERLVKENVSGVILDLRRNGGGSLEEAINLTGLFIKKGPIVQVRNADDTVEVDEDTDPKVQYDGPLMVLTSRFSASASEILAGALQDYGRALIVGDSSTHGKGTVQSVIQLGRMLRTTNNLGAVKLTIRKFYRASGDSTQKKGVVPDLVLPSVNNVLDVGEAELDNALDFDVIKPASYDKVNRVAGVLGEIKARSDKRIAGDKDFAYIRQEMDRYLKIKADKTVSLNEEKRRTEKDENKARVDARKKELQARGEPPGKIYEFKLKDVNSPQLPPPLQKTNKLASVKGAAKGHGSDEKSAEPASKSDELDDDEPVVDDSVPDIDITLEEAKRIILDFVALRAAEPDVAGAR, translated from the coding sequence ATGAATCTGATTCTCCTGCTGGGTTTATTAACCTCCTCGGCCGGTGTTGCTGCGGACGGTCCGGCGGATTCGGCTGTGACCATCGACAAGACGCTGGTCAGCGTTCGGCATTCGAATGAGAAGCTGCTGATGCCCGGGGACTTCGACGGGGACATTGCGCGGACCACCGGGTTGATCCTCCAGCAGCAGCATTATAGTCAGAAGGGCTTCAACAGTGAGATTTCTTCTAAATTCCTGGATCGCTACTTGGACACTCTGGACGGTCTGCATCTGTATTTTTTGAAGAGCGATGTGGAGAGCTTTGAGATGTTTCGGAAGACCCTGGACAAGCTGACCTTACGTCGGGCCGACCCCACGCCTGCTTACGCTATTTTCAACCGCTTTATGGATCGGGTTGAGCAGCAGTATGCCTATGTTCATGAATTGCTCCATGACGACAAAGGGGGACACTGGGATTTTTCCACCGATGAACGGTATACCCCGAATCGCAAGGATCTGGAGCGGCCGAAGGACCTGACAGAGGCCAAGCAGTTCTGGCGCTCGCGAATTCGCTACGAATATCTTCAGGAAAAGCTCAATCTGCAACGTGCCGAGGATATCGGCCGCATTGTGCGGGAGAAGGCTGAGCAGAAGAAGCCAGCGGAACTCATGGAGGCGTTGAAGGACAAGCTGGGCAAGGAGAAGCTTACCAATCTACTTCACCAGGTTGAGGCGGGCCTAGCGAAGTCCGCCAAGCCGGAAGCCATCGCAGATTCGGTGGTCGCGCAGGTGCGCAAGGATCAGCATGAGGAGATCGTGAAGGTTATCAGCCGTCGCTACAGCCGGATCGTCCGGATGTTTCGTGACTTCGACAACGACGATGTCATGCAGTATTACCTCAGCGCCTTGGCGCACATCTACGACCCACATACCGATTACCTCAACCGCGGGGAGCTCGACAATTTTTCCATCAGCATGAACCTGTCCCTGTTCGGCATTGGGGCGGTGCTGCGCTCCGAGGATGGCTATTGCAAGATTCAAGAACTGATGGCGGCGGGCCCGGCGGCGAGGAGCGGCAAGCTGAAGCCCAACGACAAGATTGTGGCAGTTGCCCAGGGTGACGGCGAATTTACGGACGTGGTCGAGATGAAGTTGAGGAAAGTGGTGGATCTCATCCGGGGACCCAAGGGAAGCCGCGTTCGGCTGCGGGTCAACCCCGCGGATGCACCCGATCCGAGCATTCGGAAGGAGATTGAGCTCGTCCGCGACGAAATCAAGCTTGAGGACCAGGAGGCCAAGGCGCGGATTCATGAGTTTCCGGATGCGGACGGGAAGATCCGCAAAGTGGGATTGATCGATCTACCGTCTTTTTACGCTACTTTTGCCGTAGGGTCCCAGCGTCGGGACGAGTCCGACGTGAAGAGCACGACTAAAGATGTCGCTCGGCTGTTGGAGCGGTTGGTCAAAGAGAACGTTTCGGGAGTCATTCTCGATCTTCGCCGTAACGGAGGAGGCTCCCTCGAGGAAGCGATTAACCTGACGGGCCTCTTCATCAAAAAGGGCCCTATTGTGCAGGTGCGCAATGCGGACGATACGGTGGAGGTCGATGAGGACACCGATCCGAAGGTGCAGTACGACGGCCCCTTGATGGTTTTGACCAGCCGGTTTAGTGCCTCCGCCTCCGAAATTCTGGCGGGTGCCCTTCAGGACTATGGACGTGCCCTCATCGTTGGCGACAGCTCCACGCACGGCAAGGGCACGGTGCAGTCGGTCATTCAACTCGGTCGGATGCTGCGGACGACGAACAATCTGGGGGCGGTCAAGTTGACGATCCGCAAGTTTTATCGTGCTAGTGGGGATTCCACTCAGAAGAAAGGAGTCGTGCCGGACCTGGTGCTTCCCTCGGTCAACAATGTGTTGGATGTCGGTGAGGCCGAGTTGGACAACGCCCTCGACTTCGATGTCATCAAGCCGGCGAGCTATGACAAGGTCAACCGGGTTGCTGGCGTCCTGGGGGAGATTAAGGCCCGATCTGACAAGCGCATCGCCGGGGATAAGGATTTTGCCTATATCCGGCAGGAAATGGATCGCTACCTGAAGATCAAAGCCGACAAGACGGTGTCGCTGAACGAGGAGAAGCGGCGTACGGAGAAGGATGAAAACAAAGCTCGGGTCGACGCCCGCAAGAAGGAGTTGCAGGCTCGAGGGGAGCCTCCGGGTAAGATCTATGAATTTAAGCTGAAGGATGTAAACAGTCCACAGCTGCCTCCTCCATTGCAGAAGACCAATAAGCTTGCCTCTGTGAAGGGGGCGGCGAAGGGACATGGTTCCGACGAGAAATCTGCTGAACCAGCCAGCAAATCTGACGAGTTGGACGACGACGAGCCCGTAGTAGATGATTCGGTTCCCGACATCGACATTACGCTCGAAGAGGCCAAGAGAATCATTCTCGATTTCGTCGCCTTGCGCGCTGCGGAACCTGATGTTGCTGGTGCGCGTTAG
- a CDS encoding purine-binding chemotaxis protein CheW has translation MSASATAPAVEESNSKAHSATGKYLTFTLGHESYGIAVLKVREIIRVPDITAVPQMPDYVKGVINLRGKVIPVADLRVKFQLADVQNTERTCIVVVQVKLPSGAQPLIGLIVDSVEEVVNIPGTDIEPTPDFGSTLDTEYILGMAKVKGAVKTLLDIDRVVAAETLTAMAAAAGSRAA, from the coding sequence ATGTCAGCATCAGCCACCGCACCAGCCGTCGAAGAATCCAACAGCAAAGCGCACAGCGCCACCGGCAAATACCTCACTTTCACCCTAGGACACGAATCCTACGGCATCGCCGTGCTCAAGGTCCGGGAAATCATCCGGGTTCCTGACATCACCGCGGTGCCGCAAATGCCAGACTACGTCAAAGGGGTTATCAACCTACGAGGCAAGGTCATTCCGGTCGCTGACCTGCGCGTGAAGTTTCAACTGGCTGACGTTCAGAACACCGAGCGCACCTGCATCGTGGTCGTCCAAGTGAAACTACCGAGCGGTGCCCAGCCTCTCATCGGCTTGATCGTCGATTCCGTAGAAGAGGTGGTCAATATCCCCGGGACCGACATCGAGCCCACCCCCGACTTCGGCTCAACCCTGGATACCGAATACATCCTGGGCATGGCCAAGGTCAAAGGTGCTGTCAAAACCCTGCTGGATATCGATCGCGTCGTTGCCGCCGAGACCCTGACTGCCATGGCCGCCGCCGCCGGTTCCCGAGCTGCCTGA